AGGATTTCGGATGGGTGCCTCAGTCCATACAAGCCATCGACTATCAGGATGACGGGCGATTCGATCTCGCCGTCGCTTACGCCTTCACGGATAACGTCGCCGTGATCGGAACGGATCCGGTAGGCAACGAGACGCTACTCTACACAACAGAAGTGGGATTGAACGACGGCATTTTAAATGACTTGCCGCGGCAATTGTTGGTCAGAGATTTTACCAAGGATGGTGTCGACGACATCCTGGTGCTGTGCTCGGGAAACCCGAATGCACTCACACGTTCTTCCATCCAGGTCCTTCGCGGTTCCGCAAACGCTGGGTTCATTCCTCTGCCGGCGCAAATGGCTGAGATTCCAACCGGAGAGTTCCGCTTCCCGACTTGCATCGACACGGCGGACTTGAATGGTGATGGGTTGCTCGATCTGATCGTCGGGAACACCTATCGGAATAGCTTCACGCAATTCAACGGAGTCGGTTTCGGCCAGTTTGAGTTCGAGGGAGAGCGCATCACGCCGGATGGCACAGGCGTGACGGATGTGGCGCTGGTCGATCTGAATGCCGATCGCCAACCCGATCTCGTCTTCACAACGTACCAGTCGCTGTGGGTTGGCTTGGCGGCGGCCGACGGCAGTTTCCCTTCACTCTGGCAAGTGTCGCAGGAATTCAGCGGAACGCTGTTGGCCTTTGCAGTCGGCGATGTCGACGAAAGCGGCCGGCCCGACATCGTCACTACAACGGATTCCGGCGGAGTGACCATCTTCCACGACCTGAACGCCGTCGGACAATCGTTTGCCCGCCGACAGGAAATGCCGCTTCATTCCGGCGCGTTTCTTTCGGACGTCGCGCTGCTGGACTGGACGCGCGACGGACGTATGGAGATCGCCGTGCTGGACAAGCACTCCAATGAGGCTGTGATCCTATTTCCAGACAACAGTATCGCTCCACTGTGGCTGCCGATTCCGGCTGCTGCGCCGCGCCGGATGGCAGTGGCCGATCTGGATGGCGATGGCACGCCTGATATCGCGACTGCAAATGAAGGCGATCAAGACGACTTCCCCAATCCAGACGTTTCCAGAATCTATAACTCGTTCACAAACTCCGCCGCAGGTGACTTGGTTCCCGATGGCGTGATTCGCCTGCGTCCCCTGTTTCCAGGCAGTATCGAGATGGTCGGCGCAACGGGCGCGGGCCTGCTCGGTTTGAGTTGGGTCTTCGACACATCGACTCAGGAACTGGCCGGCTTCGATCCTGAGGGAAATCGCATCGAGACGCTGCACATCGTAGGTGCGGGACCTGGGTCCAACGCCTACGTCGACCCATCCGGGCTCGCGTTCGAAAGCGCAACCGGCGGACGCGTCTTTCTGCTGGATGAAGCGAATAGCCGGATTCGCCAGTACTTGCTGAGTGGAGACGAATTGCGCCCGCTTGGCTCCATCGCTATCGCGAATCACGAAGGGCTCAGCGGACTGGTTTACGAACAAGCGGCACAGCGCTTCTGGACAATCGATACCGTGCAACAGC
This genomic stretch from bacterium harbors:
- a CDS encoding VCBS repeat-containing protein — protein: MKARLGALLFMCAVLAFTSAGAVAHAAEDFGWVPQSIQAIDYQDDGRFDLAVAYAFTDNVAVIGTDPVGNETLLYTTEVGLNDGILNDLPRQLLVRDFTKDGVDDILVLCSGNPNALTRSSIQVLRGSANAGFIPLPAQMAEIPTGEFRFPTCIDTADLNGDGLLDLIVGNTYRNSFTQFNGVGFGQFEFEGERITPDGTGVTDVALVDLNADRQPDLVFTTYQSLWVGLAAADGSFPSLWQVSQEFSGTLLAFAVGDVDESGRPDIVTTTDSGGVTIFHDLNAVGQSFARRQEMPLHSGAFLSDVALLDWTRDGRMEIAVLDKHSNEAVILFPDNSIAPLWLPIPAAAPRRMAVADLDGDGTPDIATANEGDQDDFPNPDVSRIYNSFTNSAAGDLVPDGVIRLRPLFPGSIEMVGATGAGLLGLSWVFDTSTQELAGFDPEGNRIETLHIVGAGPGSNAYVDPSGLAFESATGGRVFLLDEANSRIRQYLLSGDELRPLGSIAIANHEGLSGLVYEQAAQRFWTIDTVQQRVLVLEEDGSPAMQFDIGFPADLIALEYPGDKVYLSRRGGGRIIEFAPGSMGIMPTGNQFFLPQFAPELREDAIAGIAWNSPAEKLIVTTWNRAMATLTLPEPPDASNPFGLPEAKLAPLSRGGRIEALAIDRDRNELLILDRDGIPSVIVTGLGGDLRRVLELDVHGDPNNHREPSIPFEPATIAWDPLHDEIVVGDRWSTRFIVLSPAGDMMGSIQWNTPGTAADSTWPPFTGLEIDDQGDFRLRSQSGILTARRDGTIIDSTYLATQDAGDLAGDGTSLFGLAPADKRLDQLAGNALDANSVYLNYLANPAETLTGLATAEGASLFLVGAPAPREVHLLRRTTTTAAEPAWAMYE